The sequence AGTTGTTTAGAACTTACACTCACATTTGATTAACTTAATGAATATTTCTATATAGATACTCATAAGTTGAATGTAAATAGAACAAAAACAGACATCCGATCATCAAAAATAATTTTGGGACATGAATATGGCACAGGTTTTCACTCGTTCAGCGCTCGCCTTGGCGTTACTCATAGGTACAGCAACACTGATAGGTTGTGAGAAGGACGTGCCCAAAATCACCCCCAAATTAGTGGTCGTCGAGCAGGTTAAAACCGCTACAGTGCCACTCTATGGAAATTACGTAGGGATCACTCAGGCCTCACTGGATGTAGAGGTCAGGGCGCGGGTGGATGGCTTCGTTGAAGATAAGAGTTTCATCGAAGGCAGCGCAGTGAAAGAGGGCACAGTGCTCTATCGTATTGATAATCGTCCTTATAGTGCCGTAGTTAATAGACTGAACGCCAATGTCGAGTCACAGCAATCTATGTTAGATAAGGCCAGGCGTGATGTGGACAGATTAAAGCCTCTCTACGAGCAAGATGCCGCCAGTCAGCTGGACTTCGACAATGCCTTGTCCGTGTTGTCCCAATCAAGATCGAGTCTGGCCGCGAGTGAGGCCGAATTAGAAGAGGCTGAATTGGAATTAAGCTATACCGAAATACGCTCACCCATATCAGGGCTGGTTAGTCGTTCAGAAGTCGACATAGGAGCCTTAGTGGGAAGCAGTGGCCAGTCATTGTTGACCCGAGTGAAGCGGGTAGATCCAATCTACGTCACATTTAACATGTCGGCCCTGGATTATCTCAATGCCAGAAGACGCATGACCAGCTACAGTGAACAAAAAGAGGCCGAGACCGAAGGTAAGGCTGTTGAAGGTTTTGTTACCATCACCTTGCCCGATAACAGTGAGTATCGTTATCTGGGTGACGTACGTTTCACCGATCCATCGGTTAACCCCGAGACAGGTACATTCCAGGTACGCGCCGAGTTACCCAATCCTGATAAAGAACTGCTTCCAGGCCAATATACCAATGTCCGAATCAAGCTCAATGAGGTGACCAACGCCATCGTTAT is a genomic window of Shewanella psychrophila containing:
- a CDS encoding efflux RND transporter periplasmic adaptor subunit, which encodes MAQVFTRSALALALLIGTATLIGCEKDVPKITPKLVVVEQVKTATVPLYGNYVGITQASLDVEVRARVDGFVEDKSFIEGSAVKEGTVLYRIDNRPYSAVVNRLNANVESQQSMLDKARRDVDRLKPLYEQDAASQLDFDNALSVLSQSRSSLAASEAELEEAELELSYTEIRSPISGLVSRSEVDIGALVGSSGQSLLTRVKRVDPIYVTFNMSALDYLNARRRMTSYSEQKEAETEGKAVEGFVTITLPDNSEYRYLGDVRFTDPSVNPETGTFQVRAELPNPDKELLPGQYTNVRIKLNEVTNAIVIPQKATQVEQGGVYVMVVLPDHKVERRFIVIEHQGKMGVVVRSGLKAGELVIVEGMHRVRHGQLAEPLTAEQYHKKEDTKQKKQALKQQELEQKQEQK